One Triticum dicoccoides isolate Atlit2015 ecotype Zavitan chromosome 5B, WEW_v2.0, whole genome shotgun sequence genomic window carries:
- the LOC119312570 gene encoding nucleobase-ascorbate transporter 6-like isoform X1, producing MAAPPPKQEELQPHAVRDQLPAVSYCLTSPPPWPEAILLGFQHYLVMLGTTVIIPTALVPQMGGGNEEKARVVQTLLFVAGINTLLQSFLGTRLPAVIGGSYTFVAPTISIVLAARYSGITDPHEKFLRTMRGTQGALIVASTLQIIMGFSGLWRIVVRLLSPLSAAPLVALVGFGLYELGFPSVAKCIEIGLPEIILLVALSQYIPHLVPLLGTAFERFAVIMSVAIVWLYAFFLTVGGAYKNAAPKTQFHCRTDRSGLVGGAPWITVPYPFQWGAPTFDAGECFAMMAAAFVALVESTGAFIAVSRYASATPCPPSVMSRGIGWQGVGILLAGLFGTANGCSVSVENAGLLGLTRVGSRRVVQISAGFMLFFSILGKFGAVFASIPGPIIAAIYCLLFAYVGMAGIGFLQFCNLNSFRTKFILGFSLFMGISVPQYFNEYTSVAGFGPVHTHARWFNDMINVVFSSKAFVGGATALLLDSTLHRHDSAARKDRGHHFWDRFRSFKTDPRSEEFYSLPFNLNKFFPSF from the exons atggccgcgccgccgccgaagCAGGAGGAGCTGCAGCCGCACGCCGTCCGGGACCAGCTGCCGGCCGTCTCCTACTGCCTCACCAGCCCGCCCCCATGGC CGGAGGCCATCCTGCTGGGCTTCCAGCACTACCTCGTCATGCTGGGCACCACCGTCATCATCCCCACCGCGCTCGTCCCGCAGATGGGCGGCGGCAACGAGGAGAAGGCGCGGGTGGTGCAGACGCTGCTCTTCGTCGCCGGGATCAACACGCTGCTGCAGAGCTTCCTCGGCACGCGCCTGCCCGCCGTCATCGGGGGCTCCTACACCTTCGTCGCCCCCACCATCTCCATCGTCCTCGCCGCCCGCTACAGCGGCATCACCGACCCGCACGAGAAGTTCCTCCGCACCATGCGCGGCACGCAGGGCGCGCTCATCGTCGCCTCCACGCTCCAGATCATCATGGGCTTCAGCGGCCTCTGGCGCATTGTCGTCAG GCTGCTGAGCCCGCTGTCGGCGGCGCCCCTCGTCGCGCTCGTCGGATTCGGGCTCTACGAGCTTGGATTCCCAAGT GTTGCGAAATGCATCGAAATCGGTCTTCCAGAGATCATACTGCTGGTGGCTCTCTCCCAG TACATACCTCACCTGGTGCCTTTGCTGGGGACTGCATTCGAGCGGTTCGCCGTCATAATGTCGGTCGCCATCGTGTGGCTTTACGCGTTCTTCCTGACCGTCGGTGGGGCGTACAAGAATGCTGCTCCGAAAACCCAATTCCACTGCCGCACTGATCGATCTGGCCTTGTTGGGGGTGCTCCCTG GATAACTGTACCATACCCATTCCAGTGGGGAGCACCGACTTTTGATGCTGGTGAATGCTTTGCCATGATGGCAGCTGCTTTTGTTGCTCTTGTGGAG TCTACTGGCGCTTTCATTGCGGTTTCACGGTATGCCAGTGCAACGCCATgccctccttctgttatgagtcgtGGCATCGGTTGGCAG GGGGTTGGCATTTTGCTGGCCGGCTTATTTGGAACGGCTAATGGGTGCTCTGTATCTGT GGAAAATGCTGGGCTGCTAGGTTTGACACGTGTTGGCAGCCGGCGTGTGGTGCAGATTTCCGCTGGGTTTATGCTATTCTTCTCTATTCTCG GGAAATTTGGAGCTGTCTTTGCATCAATTCCAGGCCCAATAATTGCAGCAATATACTGTCTTCTCTTTGCATATGTTG GTATGGCAGGGATTGGGTTCCTTCAGTTTTGCAACCTCAACAGCTTCCGAACAAAATTTATCCTGGGATTCTCCTTGTTCATGGGTATATCAGTTCCACAGTATTTCAATGAGTACACCTCGGTCGCAGGCTTTGGCCCGGTACACACGCACGCAAGATGG TTCAATGACATGATCAACGTGGTGTTCTCGTCGAAAGCGTTCGTCGGAGGCGCCACCGCCCTTCTCCTGGACAGCACCCTGCACAGGCACGACAGCGCCGCCAGGAAGGACCGTGGCCACCATTTCTGGGACAGGTTCAGGTCTTTCAAGACGGACCCGCGGAGCGAGGAGTTCTACTCCCTGCCCTTCAACCTCAACAAGTTCTTCCCGTCCTTCTGA
- the LOC119312570 gene encoding nucleobase-ascorbate transporter 6-like isoform X2, whose translation MAAPPPKQEELQPHAVRDQLPAVSYCLTSPPPWPEAILLGFQHYLVMLGTTVIIPTALVPQMGGGNEEKARVVQTLLFVAGINTLLQSFLGTRLPAVIGGSYTFVAPTISIVLAARYSGITDPHEKFLRTMRGTQGALIVASTLQIIMGFSGLWRIVVRLLSPLSAAPLVALVGFGLYELGFPSVAKCIEIGLPEIILLVALSQYIPHLVPLLGTAFERFAVIMSVAIVWLYAFFLTVGGAYKNAAPKTQFHCRTDRSGLVGGAPWITVPYPFQWGAPTFDAGECFAMMAAAFVALVESTGAFIAVSRYASATPCPPSVMSRGIGWQGVGILLAGLFGTANGCSVSVENAGLLGLTRVGSRRVVQISAGFMLFFSILGKFGAVFASIPGPIIAAIYCLLFAYVGMAGIGFLQFCNLNSFRTKFILGFSLFMGISVPQYFNEYTSVAGFGPVHTHARWMVIRLISQTCCYVQYHDLGGDTLSTVLYLFNDMINVVFSSKAFVGGATALLLDSTLHRHDSAARKDRGHHFWDRFRSFKTDPRSEEFYSLPFNLNKFFPSF comes from the exons atggccgcgccgccgccgaagCAGGAGGAGCTGCAGCCGCACGCCGTCCGGGACCAGCTGCCGGCCGTCTCCTACTGCCTCACCAGCCCGCCCCCATGGC CGGAGGCCATCCTGCTGGGCTTCCAGCACTACCTCGTCATGCTGGGCACCACCGTCATCATCCCCACCGCGCTCGTCCCGCAGATGGGCGGCGGCAACGAGGAGAAGGCGCGGGTGGTGCAGACGCTGCTCTTCGTCGCCGGGATCAACACGCTGCTGCAGAGCTTCCTCGGCACGCGCCTGCCCGCCGTCATCGGGGGCTCCTACACCTTCGTCGCCCCCACCATCTCCATCGTCCTCGCCGCCCGCTACAGCGGCATCACCGACCCGCACGAGAAGTTCCTCCGCACCATGCGCGGCACGCAGGGCGCGCTCATCGTCGCCTCCACGCTCCAGATCATCATGGGCTTCAGCGGCCTCTGGCGCATTGTCGTCAG GCTGCTGAGCCCGCTGTCGGCGGCGCCCCTCGTCGCGCTCGTCGGATTCGGGCTCTACGAGCTTGGATTCCCAAGT GTTGCGAAATGCATCGAAATCGGTCTTCCAGAGATCATACTGCTGGTGGCTCTCTCCCAG TACATACCTCACCTGGTGCCTTTGCTGGGGACTGCATTCGAGCGGTTCGCCGTCATAATGTCGGTCGCCATCGTGTGGCTTTACGCGTTCTTCCTGACCGTCGGTGGGGCGTACAAGAATGCTGCTCCGAAAACCCAATTCCACTGCCGCACTGATCGATCTGGCCTTGTTGGGGGTGCTCCCTG GATAACTGTACCATACCCATTCCAGTGGGGAGCACCGACTTTTGATGCTGGTGAATGCTTTGCCATGATGGCAGCTGCTTTTGTTGCTCTTGTGGAG TCTACTGGCGCTTTCATTGCGGTTTCACGGTATGCCAGTGCAACGCCATgccctccttctgttatgagtcgtGGCATCGGTTGGCAG GGGGTTGGCATTTTGCTGGCCGGCTTATTTGGAACGGCTAATGGGTGCTCTGTATCTGT GGAAAATGCTGGGCTGCTAGGTTTGACACGTGTTGGCAGCCGGCGTGTGGTGCAGATTTCCGCTGGGTTTATGCTATTCTTCTCTATTCTCG GGAAATTTGGAGCTGTCTTTGCATCAATTCCAGGCCCAATAATTGCAGCAATATACTGTCTTCTCTTTGCATATGTTG GTATGGCAGGGATTGGGTTCCTTCAGTTTTGCAACCTCAACAGCTTCCGAACAAAATTTATCCTGGGATTCTCCTTGTTCATGGGTATATCAGTTCCACAGTATTTCAATGAGTACACCTCGGTCGCAGGCTTTGGCCCGGTACACACGCACGCAAGATGG ATGGTAATCAGGCTTATATCCCAAACATGCTGTTATGTTCAATACCATGATCTTGGTGGTGATACTCTATCTACAGTTTTATACCTA TTCAATGACATGATCAACGTGGTGTTCTCGTCGAAAGCGTTCGTCGGAGGCGCCACCGCCCTTCTCCTGGACAGCACCCTGCACAGGCACGACAGCGCCGCCAGGAAGGACCGTGGCCACCATTTCTGGGACAGGTTCAGGTCTTTCAAGACGGACCCGCGGAGCGAGGAGTTCTACTCCCTGCCCTTCAACCTCAACAAGTTCTTCCCGTCCTTCTGA